One window of Pseudacidobacterium ailaaui genomic DNA carries:
- the hutH gene encoding histidine ammonia-lyase, translating to MGPQGILELSGQPLKIEEIASVAHRKRKVAVAKDAWRKVNASRSIVEGVITSGETTYGINTGFGKLADVRIADEDLKALQHNLVRSHASGVGEALPEPETRAMLLLRANVLAKGHSGVRPVVIETLLSLLNHEIHPVVPSRGSVGASGDLAPLAHLALALMGEGEVFYQGKRTRACCALKEEGISPLALEAKEGLALLNGTQAMAAVGALALDRAQRVTLLFDLAGAMSLEALRGTPTPFDERIHAVRPHSGQVQAAAHLRYLLQDSEIRESHRHNDPRVQDAYCLRCMPQVHGAARGVLAHVREVIETEAGSATDNPLIFLDENGIVSGGTILSGGNFHGAPLALALDYAAIALTDLMSISERRIDRLINPDINEGLPPFLSDTPGVSSGLMIAHVAAAALLNEAKVLAHPASVDSVPTSGGKEDHVSMGMTSALKLRQIVENAERVLAIEMMTAAQGLDYRLPLKPAREVAKAKAVVRNCVPHLKEDRVLSGDIEKLTAEIQSGTFDVWRN from the coding sequence ATGGGTCCCCAAGGAATTCTGGAACTTTCCGGGCAGCCACTAAAAATCGAGGAGATTGCCTCCGTTGCGCATCGAAAGCGCAAGGTAGCTGTTGCGAAAGATGCATGGCGCAAGGTCAATGCGTCGCGGTCCATAGTGGAAGGCGTCATCACGAGCGGGGAAACGACTTACGGCATCAACACTGGATTTGGCAAGCTGGCCGACGTGCGGATTGCTGATGAAGACCTGAAGGCGCTGCAACACAACCTTGTTCGCAGCCATGCGAGCGGCGTGGGAGAGGCGTTGCCGGAGCCGGAAACGCGGGCCATGTTGCTGCTGCGTGCCAATGTTCTGGCCAAAGGGCACAGCGGTGTGCGGCCGGTTGTGATCGAAACACTACTCTCGCTTTTAAATCACGAAATTCATCCTGTGGTCCCTTCCCGCGGTTCTGTCGGAGCAAGCGGCGATCTGGCACCGCTGGCGCATCTGGCGCTGGCACTGATGGGCGAAGGGGAAGTTTTTTATCAGGGCAAGCGAACCAGAGCGTGCTGTGCTTTGAAAGAAGAGGGAATTTCGCCTCTTGCGCTGGAAGCAAAAGAGGGGCTTGCGCTTCTGAATGGTACGCAGGCCATGGCTGCTGTTGGAGCGCTTGCGCTGGACCGGGCCCAGCGCGTAACGCTGCTCTTTGACCTTGCCGGAGCCATGTCCCTCGAAGCCCTGCGCGGCACACCAACACCATTTGATGAGCGTATCCATGCCGTGCGGCCCCATTCTGGACAGGTCCAGGCCGCCGCGCACCTCCGCTATCTGCTGCAGGACAGCGAGATACGCGAGTCGCACCGCCACAACGATCCTCGCGTGCAGGACGCATATTGTCTCCGTTGCATGCCGCAGGTCCACGGAGCAGCTCGGGGCGTGCTGGCCCATGTGCGTGAGGTGATCGAGACAGAAGCGGGTTCGGCCACAGACAATCCATTGATTTTTCTGGATGAAAACGGCATTGTTTCTGGCGGTACGATCCTCTCCGGCGGTAATTTTCACGGTGCTCCATTGGCCCTGGCGCTAGACTACGCCGCCATTGCGCTCACTGATTTGATGAGCATCAGCGAGCGCCGTATTGATCGCCTCATCAATCCCGATATCAACGAAGGGCTTCCTCCATTTCTATCAGACACGCCCGGAGTGTCATCCGGCCTGATGATTGCACACGTTGCTGCTGCCGCGCTGCTGAATGAAGCAAAAGTATTGGCGCATCCTGCAAGTGTAGATTCAGTGCCGACATCGGGCGGCAAGGAAGACCATGTTTCCATGGGCATGACATCGGCCTTGAAGCTGCGCCAGATCGTAGAGAACGCCGAGCGCGTGCTGGCCATCGAAATGATGACTGCAGCCCAGGGGCTCGATTATCGTCTGCCACTGAAGCCCGCGCGCGAAGTTGCAAAGGCGAAGGCTGTGGTGCGCAACTGTGTGCCGCACCTCAAAGAAGACCGCGTGCTCTCAGGAGACATAGAAAAACTGACGGCAGAGATTCAATCAGGCACGTTTGATGTTTGGAGAAACTAA
- the hutU gene encoding urocanate hydratase: MLQTTPETIRAPRGNRLNTKGWQQEAALRMLMNNLDPEVAERPDELVVYGGTGKAARNWECFHAIVRALKSLESDETLLVQSGKPVGIFRTHEAAPRVLIANSNLVGQWSNWEHFHELEQKGLMMYGQMTAGSWIYIGSQGIVQGTYETFAEAGRRHFGSLDGKFVVSGGMGGMGGAQPLAATMNGARFLGVDVDPARIEKRLASGYCDHIAHTLDEALKILDAARRAGKAVSVGLVANVADVLPELIRRNIVPDLLTDQTSAHDPLQGYVPNGMNLREAVELRQRDPEEYKLRSMRTMAEHVKAMLELKRRGAITFDYGNNLRTQARIAGVEDAYEIPGFVPEYIRPLFCQGKGPFRWVALSGDPEDIYRTDRLVLELFPEDASLHRWIELAQKRIHFQGLPARICWLGYGQRAKLGVAINELVRKGEISAPIVIGRDHLDAGSVASPYRETEGMRDGSDAVADWPLLNALLNTAAGASWVSIHNGGGVGIGYSQHAGMVVVADGSELAAQRLERVLTTDPGIGVLRHVDAGYAEAIACARERKVRIPMDEGHA, from the coding sequence ATGCTGCAAACCACCCCAGAAACAATCCGGGCGCCGCGCGGCAACAGGCTCAACACCAAAGGCTGGCAGCAGGAAGCTGCCCTGCGCATGTTGATGAACAACCTTGACCCGGAAGTTGCTGAGCGCCCGGATGAACTTGTCGTTTACGGTGGAACCGGAAAGGCAGCGCGTAACTGGGAGTGCTTCCATGCAATCGTCCGTGCGCTGAAGTCGCTTGAGAGCGACGAAACACTCCTTGTGCAGTCAGGCAAACCGGTGGGCATTTTTCGGACACATGAGGCTGCGCCCCGTGTGCTGATTGCCAACTCGAACCTGGTTGGCCAGTGGTCAAACTGGGAACATTTTCACGAGCTCGAACAGAAGGGCCTGATGATGTATGGCCAGATGACTGCCGGCTCGTGGATCTACATTGGCAGTCAGGGCATCGTGCAGGGAACATACGAGACTTTTGCCGAGGCAGGCCGCAGACATTTTGGCAGCCTGGATGGTAAGTTTGTCGTTTCTGGCGGAATGGGCGGAATGGGTGGCGCGCAGCCCCTGGCAGCCACTATGAATGGGGCACGCTTTCTCGGAGTCGATGTTGATCCGGCGCGCATTGAGAAGCGCTTGGCCAGTGGATACTGCGACCACATTGCGCATACGCTTGATGAAGCGCTGAAAATATTGGATGCTGCCAGGCGCGCGGGCAAGGCCGTTTCTGTTGGGTTGGTGGCCAATGTAGCTGACGTGTTGCCGGAGCTGATTCGCCGCAACATTGTTCCTGATCTTCTGACTGACCAGACCAGCGCGCATGATCCGCTCCAAGGATATGTTCCGAATGGGATGAACTTGCGCGAAGCTGTTGAGCTGCGTCAGCGCGATCCTGAAGAATACAAGCTGCGTTCTATGCGCACCATGGCCGAGCATGTAAAGGCGATGCTGGAACTGAAACGGAGAGGTGCAATTACCTTTGATTACGGCAACAACCTGCGTACCCAGGCCAGGATCGCAGGTGTAGAAGATGCCTATGAAATTCCGGGATTTGTGCCCGAATACATTCGTCCACTTTTCTGCCAGGGAAAAGGCCCATTTCGCTGGGTCGCACTCTCCGGTGACCCTGAGGACATTTACCGCACAGACAGGCTTGTTCTTGAACTGTTCCCGGAAGATGCAAGCCTGCACCGCTGGATCGAACTCGCGCAGAAGCGCATCCACTTCCAAGGCCTGCCTGCGCGCATCTGCTGGCTTGGCTACGGGCAGCGGGCAAAATTAGGTGTGGCGATCAATGAGCTTGTCCGCAAGGGTGAGATTTCTGCACCGATTGTCATTGGGCGCGACCATCTCGATGCAGGCTCAGTCGCCTCGCCTTATCGAGAAACCGAAGGGATGCGCGACGGTTCCGATGCCGTGGCGGACTGGCCTTTGTTGAATGCACTGCTGAACACAGCCGCCGGAGCATCCTGGGTGAGTATCCATAATGGCGGCGGAGTGGGCATTGGATACTCGCAACACGCCGGAATGGTGGTTGTTGCTGACGGCTCTGAGCTGGCGGCACAGCGCCTGGAGCGCGTTTTAACTACGGACCCCGGCATAGGCGTGCTTCGTCACGTAGACGCAGGCTATGCAGAGGCGATTGCCTGCGCAAGAGAGAGGAAGGTCCGCATTCCCATGGACGAGGGCCACGCGTGA
- a CDS encoding agmatinase family protein — protein sequence MASARGLLRVLGAPLTLGSITPSHCDLAPKAIRDALVSFSTCDIMHNRDVRELRVEDLGDLPLAEQSVESAQQPIEQAVTKALQNADAIVLLGGDNSITRPALHGINSNLQQCGLLTLDAHFDLRTLEGGLRNGNPVRALLNDGLPGENIVQIGIQSFANSWEYFRVAKDAGIHVWPVEAVQLQGIRRVVCDALNELAQKAETIYVDLDLDVMDRAFAPATAGARPGGLTPSDVREAAYVCGAHPKVKAMDLVEIDPTRDMNTITSLTAASCLLSFASGLLERLS from the coding sequence ATGGCTTCAGCGCGTGGATTGCTGCGCGTGCTCGGAGCACCGCTTACGCTTGGATCGATCACACCCAGCCACTGCGATCTTGCTCCAAAGGCAATCCGTGATGCGCTTGTAAGCTTCAGCACCTGCGACATCATGCACAACCGGGATGTGCGGGAGCTTCGCGTAGAAGACCTTGGAGACCTGCCGCTTGCAGAGCAGAGTGTTGAATCAGCGCAGCAGCCTATCGAACAGGCAGTAACAAAGGCTCTGCAAAATGCCGATGCCATCGTCCTCCTCGGAGGAGACAACTCTATCACCAGGCCGGCACTGCATGGCATCAACAGTAATTTGCAACAGTGTGGGTTACTGACTCTGGATGCGCACTTTGATTTGCGTACACTTGAAGGCGGCCTGCGCAATGGAAACCCAGTCCGTGCGCTACTCAACGACGGTCTGCCGGGCGAGAACATCGTGCAGATCGGCATCCAGTCCTTTGCAAATTCCTGGGAGTACTTTCGTGTTGCAAAAGATGCGGGGATCCACGTCTGGCCGGTGGAAGCGGTGCAGTTGCAAGGCATCCGGAGAGTCGTCTGCGATGCCTTAAATGAGCTCGCACAGAAAGCGGAAACCATTTACGTCGATCTTGATCTTGATGTGATGGACCGCGCCTTTGCACCAGCCACAGCAGGTGCGCGTCCTGGTGGTTTGACTCCATCCGATGTGCGAGAGGCGGCGTATGTCTGTGGCGCCCATCCGAAGGTGAAAGCAATGGACCTGGTCGAAATCGATCCCACACGCGACATGAACACAATTACATCGTTGACCGCCGCATCTTGCCTTTTGTCTTTTGCTTCAGGACTGCTGGAACGCCTGTCATGA
- the hutI gene encoding imidazolonepropionase, with translation MNQNEPLLVTNCAQLITLAGPTRPRAGLEMRELGIIPDGAMLISNGRIAATGPQAKIEKLASADVQVVDANGRIVLPGFVDAHTHLVFAGNRADEFEMRCMGATYQQIAASGGGIRSTVRKTRAATEAQLVAAGEKYAKWFLAGGTTTIEAKSGYGLTVEDELKLLRAIRSVAKNTPLRCIPTFLGAHEIPEEYRSDSDAYVDLVVKQMLPRVAKEKLAEFCDVFCEEEVFTVKQAERVLMAAKQYRLGLRLHADQFTCCGAVELAARVGAKTADHLEQTTSEGIAMMKRAAIQPVLLPASVYAIGSQKYAPAREMIDAGLAVVLATDFNPGSSPTTSMLMVLSLACTQMKMTPAEAMTAATINAAHSLNRGQELGSLEPGKIADFVIFDAEDYRELAYFFGMPRTVAVFSAGRQVDLCPVL, from the coding sequence ATGAACCAAAACGAACCACTCCTGGTTACAAATTGCGCGCAACTCATTACTCTGGCTGGGCCCACACGCCCACGTGCTGGCCTGGAGATGCGCGAGCTTGGCATCATCCCCGATGGGGCCATGCTGATCAGCAACGGGCGTATTGCTGCCACAGGTCCCCAAGCAAAGATTGAAAAGCTGGCCAGTGCAGACGTGCAGGTGGTGGACGCAAATGGGCGAATTGTTCTGCCGGGATTCGTGGATGCACATACACATCTGGTCTTTGCCGGGAACCGGGCCGACGAATTTGAGATGCGCTGTATGGGTGCCACCTACCAACAGATCGCGGCGAGTGGCGGTGGAATCCGTTCGACGGTCCGCAAGACACGCGCTGCAACTGAGGCGCAATTGGTGGCAGCAGGAGAGAAATATGCAAAATGGTTTCTTGCCGGTGGAACAACAACCATTGAGGCCAAGTCTGGCTATGGACTGACAGTCGAGGACGAGTTGAAGCTTCTGAGGGCCATCCGGAGTGTTGCAAAAAATACACCGCTGCGCTGTATTCCTACCTTTCTTGGGGCGCATGAAATTCCAGAGGAGTACAGGTCCGATTCCGATGCTTACGTGGACCTTGTTGTGAAACAGATGCTGCCGCGGGTGGCCAAAGAGAAGCTTGCGGAGTTTTGTGATGTCTTTTGTGAAGAAGAGGTCTTCACCGTAAAGCAAGCGGAGCGCGTATTGATGGCGGCCAAGCAATACAGGCTGGGACTAAGACTCCATGCAGACCAGTTCACGTGCTGCGGCGCAGTTGAATTAGCGGCAAGGGTGGGAGCGAAGACAGCAGACCATCTTGAGCAGACAACATCGGAAGGCATTGCCATGATGAAAAGGGCGGCCATCCAGCCCGTTCTGTTGCCCGCTTCGGTTTACGCCATTGGCTCGCAGAAATACGCTCCGGCGCGAGAGATGATTGATGCAGGACTTGCGGTTGTGCTTGCCACGGACTTCAATCCTGGATCGTCGCCTACGACTTCTATGCTGATGGTCCTCTCCCTGGCCTGCACCCAAATGAAAATGACACCAGCGGAGGCCATGACCGCGGCCACGATCAATGCTGCGCATAGCCTCAATCGTGGCCAAGAACTCGGCAGTCTTGAACCCGGAAAAATCGCTGACTTTGTCATTTTTGATGCAGAAGATTATCGTGAACTGGCCTATTTCTTTGGTATGCCGCGGACCGTAGCAGTCTTTTCTGCGGGCCGACAGGTTGACCTCTGCCCAGTACTCTGA
- a CDS encoding threonine ammonia-lyase produces MNDVSLNDVQAARGRIRDFIYCSPAQHSAALSQMTGQQVFLKLDNLQRTGAFKERGALNKILTLTEAEKRRGVIAASAGNHAQAVAFHATQRGIQARIVMPLMTPLVKVSSTAGYGAEVVLHGANYDEACAEALRQADAEGLTFLHPFDDPDVIAGQGTIGLELLEQVPNLEAAVIPIGGGGLISGVACAIKESNPKVRVIGVQTERLPSMLRATEAGKPVTIPAEATIADGIAVRRAGDVTLSLVQRYVDEIVTVDEEEIAKAILVLLEREKTLAEGAGAVGLAALLQKKTSLMGQRTAVLVGGGNIDVSLLAKIIERGLVKDHRWTRLRIHLTDRPGSLHQLTKIIADARANIVQTSYDRAYYGVNLGDTVIDFTLETRGSDHVQQLAEALTASGYRYEWIQ; encoded by the coding sequence ATGAACGATGTTTCACTCAATGATGTACAGGCCGCGCGCGGGCGTATCCGCGATTTTATTTACTGCTCTCCTGCGCAGCACTCGGCGGCCTTGTCACAGATGACTGGCCAGCAGGTCTTCCTGAAACTGGATAATCTACAGCGCACCGGAGCATTCAAAGAGCGCGGTGCTTTGAACAAAATCCTAACCTTGACAGAAGCTGAAAAGCGGCGCGGTGTGATTGCTGCCAGCGCTGGCAATCATGCACAGGCCGTCGCCTTCCATGCCACGCAGCGAGGGATCCAGGCGCGGATTGTGATGCCTCTGATGACACCTCTGGTCAAGGTGTCCTCAACTGCTGGATATGGTGCGGAGGTTGTTCTGCACGGCGCAAATTACGATGAAGCTTGTGCCGAGGCGCTGCGGCAGGCAGATGCCGAAGGCCTGACCTTCCTCCATCCATTCGACGATCCCGATGTCATTGCCGGACAAGGCACCATCGGGCTGGAGCTTCTGGAGCAGGTCCCGAACCTTGAAGCAGCGGTCATTCCGATTGGCGGAGGAGGTCTCATCAGCGGAGTCGCCTGCGCCATCAAGGAAAGCAATCCAAAGGTCCGCGTGATTGGTGTGCAGACAGAACGTCTGCCTTCCATGCTGCGCGCGACCGAAGCAGGCAAGCCGGTCACGATCCCTGCTGAAGCGACCATTGCTGACGGCATTGCAGTCCGCCGCGCAGGCGATGTTACGCTCTCGCTGGTGCAGCGCTATGTGGATGAGATCGTCACCGTCGACGAAGAAGAGATTGCGAAGGCAATTCTCGTTTTGTTAGAGCGCGAAAAGACACTTGCAGAGGGCGCAGGCGCTGTGGGGCTGGCAGCATTGCTGCAAAAGAAAACATCGCTGATGGGCCAGCGTACCGCGGTCCTGGTCGGAGGTGGCAACATTGATGTCAGTCTCCTGGCCAAGATTATTGAACGCGGGCTGGTCAAAGACCATCGCTGGACAAGACTGCGCATTCACCTCACAGACAGGCCCGGATCGCTGCATCAGCTTACGAAAATTATTGCCGATGCACGGGCCAATATTGTGCAGACGTCCTATGACCGCGCTTATTATGGCGTGAATCTTGGCGATACGGTCATTGATTTTACGCTGGAGACAAGGGGCAGTGATCATGTGCAGCAGCTGGCTGAAGCCCTTACTGCATCTGGCTATCGTTACGAGTGGATCCAATAA
- a CDS encoding pyridoxal phosphate-dependent decarboxylase family protein, which translates to MTALHSPFEEAAEVTMVHLTGAAAAELTLDPPNWSEQRQLAHRMLDDIFDHLETLRDQPAWQPVPAHVRDSLREPLPRLPQGEERAYQDFLHNVLPYASGNRHPRAWGWVRGNGTPFAMLAEMLAAGMNTHAAGGQQAATYVEEQTIAWLAQVMEMPVGSSGIFVSGGTMANLLGLAVARHAKAGFDVREEGLQGTHQALVVYGSTETHMWAQKSLEFLGLGRRAFRRVPVSENFQIDTEAFQQQVRCDRAAGFRPIAVIANAGTVNTGAIDDILTLKKICEEEDLWLHVDGAFGALLKFSPEYRHLVAGIELADSLAFDLHKWMYLPFEVGCLLVRDAKAHADAFAAQASYLEKANRGMLANGLPFSDRGIELSRGFKALKVWMSLKAYGTETHGQLIAQNVEQAAHLEMLIRKHHKLDLLAPRVMNVVCFRYRPQDHMGVEEMNKINREIVLRLQESGEFVVSGTLLRDDYALRVANTNHRSRMEDFAALVEAVVRHGDDLCSGASPASM; encoded by the coding sequence ATGACGGCGCTTCACTCGCCCTTTGAGGAGGCAGCCGAGGTCACTATGGTACATCTTACGGGAGCGGCAGCAGCTGAACTGACGCTTGATCCGCCCAACTGGAGTGAGCAGCGACAGCTTGCACATCGCATGCTCGACGATATCTTCGATCATCTTGAAACGCTGCGCGACCAGCCAGCTTGGCAGCCGGTTCCGGCGCACGTGCGTGATTCTCTGCGCGAGCCGCTGCCGCGCTTGCCGCAAGGAGAAGAACGGGCCTATCAGGACTTCCTGCACAATGTGTTGCCCTACGCTTCTGGAAACCGGCATCCCCGCGCGTGGGGGTGGGTCCGCGGCAATGGCACTCCCTTTGCCATGCTGGCTGAGATGCTTGCAGCCGGCATGAATACACACGCGGCCGGGGGGCAGCAGGCCGCAACTTATGTGGAAGAACAAACCATTGCCTGGCTGGCGCAAGTGATGGAGATGCCTGTTGGATCAAGTGGAATTTTTGTCAGCGGCGGCACGATGGCCAACCTGCTCGGTCTTGCAGTGGCGCGCCATGCAAAGGCAGGATTTGATGTCCGTGAAGAGGGGTTACAGGGAACGCATCAGGCCCTGGTGGTTTACGGGTCCACAGAAACCCATATGTGGGCACAGAAAAGCCTGGAGTTTCTGGGCCTTGGGCGCCGTGCCTTCCGCAGGGTCCCGGTCAGCGAAAATTTTCAAATCGACACGGAGGCCTTTCAGCAGCAGGTCCGCTGTGACCGCGCTGCCGGATTCCGCCCGATTGCTGTCATCGCCAACGCCGGCACGGTCAATACTGGTGCGATCGACGATATCCTGACGCTAAAGAAGATCTGCGAGGAAGAAGACCTTTGGCTGCATGTAGATGGTGCTTTCGGCGCGTTACTGAAATTCTCACCCGAATACAGGCACCTTGTCGCCGGAATCGAGCTCGCCGATTCGCTCGCGTTCGATCTGCACAAGTGGATGTATCTTCCTTTTGAGGTCGGATGCCTTCTGGTGCGCGACGCAAAGGCCCATGCTGATGCATTTGCTGCACAGGCCAGTTATCTTGAAAAAGCAAACCGAGGGATGCTGGCCAATGGGCTTCCTTTTTCCGACCGCGGCATCGAGTTGAGTCGCGGCTTCAAGGCGCTGAAGGTCTGGATGTCGCTTAAGGCCTACGGAACAGAAACGCATGGGCAACTTATTGCGCAGAATGTTGAACAGGCGGCGCATCTGGAAATGCTGATCCGCAAACACCACAAGCTCGATCTGCTTGCTCCCCGAGTGATGAACGTGGTCTGCTTTCGGTACCGTCCGCAGGACCACATGGGTGTGGAAGAGATGAACAAAATCAACCGTGAGATTGTTCTGCGCCTTCAGGAATCCGGCGAGTTCGTGGTTTCAGGCACTCTGCTCAGAGACGATTACGCCCTCCGTGTTGCGAACACGAACCATCGCAGCCGGATGGAAGATTTTGCTGCGCTGGTGGAGGCAGTCGTACGTCATGGAGACGATCTCTGCAGCGGAGCTTCGCCCGCGTCGATGTAA
- a CDS encoding HD domain-containing protein: MIPEFRTALVDFIHREAKPADKYGHQPRLYELTRQIGKSLEYDDDVVFAAVWLHDLGVFVGHRPEDPSELARWDHVSYICRQAPGILNRIGFPNEKIAAVLDAIREHQPQDEPTSLEATILRDADILEQLGAIGILRTVSKVGRDTRFQTFTHAIKTLQKHLDTLPAKIRLQSTKDLALPRISELRSFLEAVRSEAGENLF; encoded by the coding sequence ATGATTCCCGAGTTTCGCACTGCTCTGGTTGACTTCATTCACCGCGAAGCCAAACCAGCAGACAAATACGGACATCAACCACGGCTGTACGAGCTTACCCGTCAAATTGGTAAATCATTGGAGTATGACGACGACGTAGTCTTCGCCGCCGTTTGGCTGCATGACCTTGGTGTCTTTGTCGGACACCGTCCCGAAGACCCCTCCGAACTGGCTCGCTGGGACCACGTTTCCTACATTTGCCGACAGGCCCCAGGCATCCTCAACAGAATTGGCTTCCCGAACGAAAAAATCGCCGCTGTCCTTGACGCTATTCGCGAACATCAGCCGCAGGATGAACCTACCAGCCTGGAAGCCACGATTCTGCGCGATGCCGACATCCTTGAACAGCTTGGCGCAATCGGCATTTTGCGCACCGTCTCCAAAGTAGGGCGCGACACACGCTTCCAGACTTTCACTCATGCCATCAAGACCTTACAAAAACATCTGGACACCTTGCCTGCTAAGATCCGTCTGCAAAGCACGAAAGATCTGGCCTTGCCGCGTATCAGCGAGCTCCGGAGTTTTCTTGAGGCAGTCAGGAGCGAAGCCGGAGAGAACCTGTTTTAG